The DNA window TTAAACCAGACCCACCATCACCTAACTACCCTTCATGCCATGACATAgaaccaaaaacaaaacaatcctACCAAGAACAAATACACAAATTACACAGTTTGTTCAACAATTGATGATACCTTTTTCATTAAGTTTCTCGGTCAGATGATATAACCAATCTGCTTAAAACATCGGATACGTGTCTCATTGTTGGTCTCCGTTCAGGGCTACTATGAACACAAGCCATTGTTATCTTTAAAACTGTGATAATCTCCTCTTCCTTGTCGATGTCTGGCGCTAAATACGGATCTAAAACATCTGAAAGCGGCTTTTGCTCTTCAATGCATGCTTGAATCCACTGGACAAGATCCATTTCGGAGGTGTCAACATGGACCACGGGGGATTTTCCTGTGATCATTTCTAGTAACATCACTCCGAAAGAGTAAACGTCCCATTTTTGTGACGGTTTCACCATCTTAAGCGCTTCAGGGGCCTGATAATATGAACCCATGTTCATAGATGAAATTGTGGCAACTTCTGAGCTGGCTGCGCTCTTTAGCTGTTTTTCTTGTGGTTTCTCTGCAGTAACTCTATTAGATTGTATTGGGGAACCTCCAGCGATATTTGCTAGGCGACCGAGTCCAAAGTCAGCAATCTGTGGTTCCATGTCGTGTCCAAGAAGTATGTTACTTGGTTTCAGATCTCCGTGAACGTACTTCTTCGGGCTGAACTCATGCAGATAAACCAATCCTTTTGCAATCCCCTTTATGATTTTCAACCGCATTGTCCAAGACAACGGTGTAAATGAAACCATCCCAGGTTTTCCTAAAGAATGAACAAACAAGCAAGAAACAGtcaaattcattaaattttcaGGACAGTACCAAATAGTAATTAAGAAAGCAAAACTTAAAATGTGTTTTTCAATGAATACAACTTACCATGAAGAGCAGTTAATAGGCTTCCATTGGGTATGTAATGATAAATTAGCAACTTCTCATCAACAGACCAGTAATATGCTCTAAGAGTTACAATATTCGGATGCTTTAGCTTGCCGATCGCTTCTACTTCTGTCTGAAATTCCTTAAACCTTTGAGAACCCCCTTCGCCCAATCTTCTCACGGCAAGAGTGAGCCCATCTTCAAGCACCACTTTGTACACAATGCCAATTCCACTCTTTCCCAAAACAAAAGCTGAAGCCTTAAGTAGCTCATCCAAATCAAACGCCACCTGCGTATCCAGCGGAACAAGATCATACTGCTCCATATTCTCAGACATTTCAGAACCGTCCTTCCTAAAGCACAAACACTTCTTCCTTCCCTTTCCTCTCTTGTCGATAACATAACCACTTTCATCTTTATCCTTTCCGCACGCACAAACTCTTGAATAACAATACGAACACAACAATCCAACCAGGCAAATTCCAATCACATCACTCACAATTATTGCAATAACCGCACTCTTACTCAGTTCCTTTCCCTTCCCCCTCTTTCCACCGTGATTATTCGAATCTTGCGGTGGATAATTATTATTAGGCAAAAAAGGTATCGACGAAGGTGCATTTGCACCGGGAGTTTCCGAAGAACAAGGATTCTTCAAAGGAGGACCGCATAGCGCAGGATTGCCAATAAACGCCGTCGGTCCTCTATTCATGAGAGCACCGTTTTGCGGTATCGGACCACTCAAATTATTATAAGTTAAATCAATATAAACCTTCTCGGGAAGGTTTCCAAGACTAGCTGGAATAGAACCAGTAAAGTGATTATGAGACAAATCTACAGTTCCTTGCAAACTAGACAGATTCCCCATATCACTAGGAATCAAACCACTAAATTTGTTAAATGAAAGATCAAGCTTTTCAAGTGAACCAAGACCAGAACCAAATCCATCTGGCAAAGAACCAGTGAAATTATTCTGGCTAAGATCAAGAGATCTAAGTCTCTTACATTGAACAATTGACATAGGAACTGACCCATTAAAGAAATtctgagacaaatccaaactctgAAGATACTTAAGCTTACCAAACTCATTAGGCAAAGGCCCAGATAAAGAATTTCCATAAAGAACCAAGCTTTGGAGACCTTGAGCTTGAAAAAGCTGGGAAGGTAAGCTACCAAAGAACCTGTTATTCCTCAAATTAACATGTCTAAGGTCAGTGAGAGACCCTAAAGAAGCAGGAAGAAACCCAAAAAGCTTCTGTTTTGGGATACTAACAGAGACAACTCTAAGGTCTTTGCATGTAATCCCATTCCAAGAACAAGGGTTTTCATCAGATGAGTTCCAGTTAGTTAAGGACCCTTGTGGGTCTTCATTAATGGACTGTTTAAATGACAACAAAGCATAGCCTTCACTGTTCAAAGAAGTAACTCCATTGCTATGGAGAACAAGCAGAACTAGCAAAACCAAGATGAACATAATATGACCGTTGGAGAATGCAGACACTGAGTGAAGGGCTTACCTTTTAGTGTTGGAAGAAGCTGAAAAAGCCATGGGAGAGTAGCTAAAAAGCTTAGGGTTGAAGAAAGGTAAAGGTGGTGACCTTGGGAAGATGGATATTAGAGAGTGAAGAGTGTGAAATGAAATGAGACTAAAATGGTTTTAAAAGGAAAAGTTGGCTTCAGATTGGATTAACCAATTCAACAAAGGACACAAGACCAgacaaaagtaattaatatatGATATTTATGTGAagtataaactaaaataaaacaataacaagAAAGGTTCAATTTGCCCCAtgaatttagcataaaaaatcaaaatcaagttCATAGTtcgtgaaaaaaaaaaaaaaaacactcccAACATGACATTTTAActcgttttatctttttagattttaattgtcCAACAATATTTTGGCATATCAACTCCAGTTtgtatataataaatcaattaatttttgacAATTCATCTGAGGGGACAAAATAAGCTAAATTGCCAAGTTCttgaagtttttttttcctaaaactataaatttggCTTAAAAGATTTTTGGTGCCAAATTTGGGGAGAAAATTGAATTTTGTtgagtaataataataataataataatatttattattattattattattgataaaCAACATTACCCAACTTTCTATAGTTTCTAAACAACATAACCCAACTTTACTTGCAATAAGTTACCAAATTATAgtcttctttatttatttccaaaAGTTGGGTTATAACCatttaaatgaatattcaattactGATTGACTTAGTTGTAcatagaatttaaattatatttactaTAGTAtcgatttttattattaatttcacCCACAATGATACTAAGAATATTCATAATAAACCCTCTAATAgttatattcaataaattaataattctaataattaatagaaaattgagggAACTAATTTCGTTTCACAtcgaataattaataattctattatttaataattaataaaatttaaaatatattctatatgaatattaattattggagagattttttaaatatatatatattatatatatatttacatataaatataatagattaatttaatttatatgtgaGAAATAAAAGCGTTATCCAACACTTAGTTTActtatttactaaaataaaagatttCTCATATGTttagtacaaaaaaatattaaaatttattttactttataaatacatcttcttgataattattttttgatttatatcAAGTTGATATTTCTTAAACTGAATACAaagttatttcttttaaatttaataattatgaagtgtatttagttggtttttttattatataacattaatattaggtctgcggatgcaaatgttttaaaatatattgagcaatgttaattaaatttataaactataCATGTTGTCTAAATTTAATTACGAACTTTAAATTGTCTCAATTGTATGCACATAGTTGTATTTTTTTCTCAGTTTGATACATATGCTgacgtgacactcattcattggtgtaattttgTTTAGGTGAAGATCATTTTTGTCAGCCACGTTCAGCATATTATGACCTCGTGTATCggattgagaaaaaaattcacACACTtgagacgttttaaagttcgtgattaaattgagaaaacatatatagtttatgaatttttttaacattatcctgaatatattttataaattttcctatataaattcaataaattaataattctaataattattaattgtttgatCCACcatatgtattaattattacagcgactatatttttataataacgaGTTCAATCTCTTATATATCTTGTTAAGAAGGAACCTTTAAAACAATACTTCAGTCACATCTTATTTATAGTTCcaataacttaaattttatttttcatcttctTAATTGGAGattgttatttaatttgttaGTATTTGGCTTACGCACGCcgtaaatggaaaaaaaatattttatatttttatttatagtgattaacttgtgtattttttatttttattatcattaaatttttcaacttttatttttttatcatcatgAAATCACTCAACTTTTATTTATGTCATCATTAAGTcgttaatttttcaaaaaaaatgcatattttgaaaagtACATATAATTAGTCAATAATTTCACGAtgatacaatttaattaatttagaatgatatcaaaattaaaattttatgatataacAAAGTTCAATATATGGTAACAAAAAGTTCAATATCTAACTTTTATGAATTATATTAATGACGagtttatcaaaattttaaatatagttgAATTATTAGAGCATAATATTGCTATAAtattttgaagaaaaataatTGAGAGCACAATGTTATTATAATGGcttaatattaaaaagttaGAATTGTCATTTATTATTGgaagttattattttaaaattatttaaaatgtaatttgttatatttaattGGTGTAATCACACAAGATATTCTATCGTAcataacaatatttttttatcagataTATTATCTCATTTTACCCCGTAAATGAGTCGTAATGGACATAAAAGTCACTAAACTTTAATCTATTTTTGAAagttattaaactttaatttttattttaaagagaatTTCTGAAACATTTGATGATATGCCCATTCACATTATGATGATCTAGTTATACGCTATGTTTCATAgtatttgtttaaataaaatatgcaatttcataacgtttgataatatgataaatattattaaattagatGATCTCATAAATAAGCCGagattgaatatattttttatcaaataaaatttaaaatccgaCAACCTTAAAAAATGAATTGAAGTTCAAAATCCATttcaaaataattgaaaaatttcGTTACATAGAAAGTATTTGATccaaattaaaaatgttaccatatgaattaaaaaaggagaaaaatgAATGGCAGAAGATTAAAGGATGAATGAATTGGAGAGTGATGATGATCCCACATTCTCCATTTCCGTTCAGGGGAACAATGCCATCATTAACACAACTTCTCCCTTTTTTTACTCCAACATTTCACATAAGCTAATATTTTtggccaaacacatatttggGTTCTTGCACTTGTCGTCTTTTTTGATTTGGGTCCCTGCACTCAAAAACATCCATAGTAAATCTCTGCACTATCAAAAATGACCATAATAAGTCCCTCCGTCTTATTCTGTTAGAGAGTGAATCACAAGCACTTTTCTTTGAAACTGGTGATATTTATACTATACAATTTTGCCAATTGGATCCTTACACTATAATTATTTACTAATTGGGTCCCTgcactataaattttaattaaaaatttttattattcaaaatttatcaaattataattttattaattaaattaaattaaaatataatataatttttaatatacacattaaataaaaaaaatataaaaaaaacactttcattttactctaattaaaaaaatcctaCACTTTCATTCTGCCTTCTCTCACCACCGCTTGATCTTCTCAGTCAATGCATATCATCTCCAGTTCCGTCTTCCGCCTTCACCACTGCCAAACATCTCCATCGTCTCAAGCAAACCCACCGTCACGAGCAAATCCATCGCCCCCAGCTTTGTCTGTCGGCTCTACCATCATCTTCAGCGTTGTTTACCGGCTCCAACACATCTTTAGCGTCGCCTTCCTCCTTAAACATATTATTTCGCAAAACAGTAACGGCTCCGATGAATAACAGTGGCTGCACAACGGGGGAAACGATGGCAGAGTGTAGGGACGCGTTAATTTTAGGAAAGTTAGagttatagttttttttattttagccacaaaagtattttatatgtaaataataGATTtcagttcttttttttatatttaataaaaataggtTTGTCTTCtcgaaactaataaaaattaggttttgaggaattttttttaatatatttaatattttttataaaattaaaaattaattgtatatttgaaaatatttattttaatttaattaattaaaaaatttaaaataattaagattttaaattaaattttaaaaaaattgttaatagtCGGagacaattttaatattaaaaatgctaaatattaaaaataaaattaaataaaaaattattaatattatttgatgaCAGAAGGACccaatttgaatatatttttagtgTAGGGACTCAATTTCCAAAACAATTATAGTGCGGGGAcgcaatttggatattttttagtgtagggactcaatttaaaaaataatgacaGTGCGAGGACTCAATTACACATTTTGCATCTGTTAGTTTTTAACGTCATCTACATTCCGTTTACTCGCTTACTGATAGGGacttgaaataaatatttttgatagtGCAGGGATTTATTATGGATGTTTTTGAATGCAGGGACCCAAATTAAAAAAGACAACAATTGCAGGGATCCAAATATGCGTTTGGccaatatttttagtttaaaaagtTTCTTCTAATACTgaaagttatttaattaattgtgttGAGAACATCCACGATGAAGTACtactttttatgttaattttagcatgagaaaataacaaaatgctaaatttagcataattttttaattttatctctagtgcaaaatgttaaaataagtATTATAATTGCTTactatgataattattttttattattcttattatattaTAGAAATTCAatcattattatattattaaaattcaatcatatattttataattttttacaataCTGCGATCACGTACAAAAGTGATGTCCTTCGGCTTAACAATATGgaacaaataataattattttttatttgaaataaatgagctatttaaaataaaattgttatgtgaatcaataaattaaaaataaaatatttaatatgttGGCGTGCGgtctataataaaaaaagttaatcaaTCGAgatcgtaaaaataaaaaagagagcataaaatctaaaataaaaataaataaaaaataatgcaaagaaaataatagtagaatcataatgaaaaataaattttgattggttgttcaactttagcatatgctataatgAGTGCTAAATTTAACATGCAATATAGCATATAAATTTAGCATGTAGTATAGCATTGCATTGAAGTTGGATTTTATGTCTCAATGTTAAATTATAGCATTAGCATGCCAATTTAGCATTGCATTGTTAAgttttatacttttattaattttgaggAACGTatacaaattaaagaaaataaaaaagagttgaagggttaaattaaattggtCTAGTGCCTTAAAAAATCATAACCTTTTAGCCTTTTTCTTAATCCTACGTTGACGTTGAAaagttttcaattttataaatttttcgtattttttttgtttcaactaTGCCtttaagcattaaattgatcttttttttatttaaaaaagttcaaaaaaattcttcataTTAACATATGTTTTAAATAACATTTAACGTTATAAATTACACAAAAAACTGTTATTCCCCaaattcaaataagttttttaatatataaatttaatatatatacaattaacatattttaaaaaaacgaCAAACTCATCCCGACGTTTTAAGGCCTCTAACCACCCCTCAACCGACAAAAACTGACTTGAAACCGACCGAAACCGACTCGTCttttccatggaagacgaacgTTTTGTCTTTCGTGAAGAAGACGAGGCGGTTTCAGTCGGGTTGGGGTCGGTTTTAAATCGGTTTTCGGCGGTTACGGGGTGGTCGGAAGCTTTAAAACGTCTGGatgagtttaatatttttttctaaaaaattaatttagatttagttatattaatataaaatataaataaattttaattagattatattttttttattagtttttaaagatgaaggtcttatttgtaattattaaaatgaaaaggaatataattttattcttaaatttagttaatggaatgatttcatccttaaagtaaaaaaaatgttaaaaattaaaaaatgggaGTACAATTGACATGAGAAAATACGAagtaggataaaattgacaactttTCAACATTATAGTAGAATTGAAAGGGAGCATTAGGccaattaaattttacttttttctaGTTAGATCACTTGTTATGTCAATATGacctaattgataaaaatgacaaattcaaaatgtaaattgataaaaaaaagttaggaCTCATGTTAATTGCTCATTTTCTGCAAATTAAAGGGGCAAAtcaagaaaaattattgcacacaaccgttgtgccatgtcattcgtgcaacaaaccaattgtgcgttagccatgtggaaaattgaatgataaaaaaaataagtaataattaaaagattccctatcgcaaatgctcattggcttgatgtaaaaatgacgtggcgctacggttgcatgggataaacactcgcAAATCAATATTCAAGTAAGatactattaaaatatatataattttgtaaataagaaaagttatttatttacactttaCAGTTGTCTCGTGTTTTTGAGATCTTCTTAAGCTATCTTTTTAATAATATCTGGATTAGTTGATGTGATTTAAAGagatttttaactttaaaaggattaaattaatattttttttatagcatTATACCTAGCGGcttaattttttatcaatttgaatGATCCATCTAGTTAATAGTTTTAATAGTgtctaaaaattcataaaatttaattcgATCACTAAAAACTTATCAATTGTTGTGATCATTTCATTGAGTTAATTCGATCAAtaaaaatttccattttaattatggttaaataattttaaaattaaattaactgaATTAATAACATAgtttatgtatttaattatttttttatttttatcgatttaattaaattaatagacTAATTTTGACCgttgaattttatatattttatatattttagattggttaaatcaattttattttaattatatttatctatctatccatcattaaaaaaaagaaaaaaaattgattcacTAAAATCAAAAAATGTTACCCAAATATGTTTGACTGCTACTTGATCTGACTCCACCAATTAAACCAACGGTGGTGATCTTTACAATCTGCTGCAACCTATCCTGAATGTTTTCCACGTGTAACCGTTAGATCAGCTTCACTGTACTCACTACTAACCGATAATGAGTAACCGATCATTACAATATATCGTCACGATAAATTAGAGAACTCGCGATAAGAACTTTAATTTTTGCGTTACCAAAAGTTGGCGCTTTAATTCTTGCGTAAAATGACGATTTAGCCACTCAGCGCAATTCTTTTTTTGAGTTTGACCCAACTGACTCGCGATTCTTAAGAAATCTTTATCAGTTTAATTTAACAGCGCATTTACTTGAATCGAGCTCCT is part of the Mercurialis annua linkage group LG3, ddMerAnnu1.2, whole genome shotgun sequence genome and encodes:
- the LOC126673723 gene encoding receptor protein kinase-like protein ZAR1, translating into MFILVLLVLLVLHSNGVTSLNSEGYALLSFKQSINEDPQGSLTNWNSSDENPCSWNGITCKDLRVVSVSIPKQKLFGFLPASLGSLTDLRHVNLRNNRFFGSLPSQLFQAQGLQSLVLYGNSLSGPLPNEFGKLKYLQSLDLSQNFFNGSVPMSIVQCKRLRSLDLSQNNFTGSLPDGFGSGLGSLEKLDLSFNKFSGLIPSDMGNLSSLQGTVDLSHNHFTGSIPASLGNLPEKVYIDLTYNNLSGPIPQNGALMNRGPTAFIGNPALCGPPLKNPCSSETPGANAPSSIPFLPNNNYPPQDSNNHGGKRGKGKELSKSAVIAIIVSDVIGICLVGLLCSYCYSRVCACGKDKDESGYVIDKRGKGRKKCLCFRKDGSEMSENMEQYDLVPLDTQVAFDLDELLKASAFVLGKSGIGIVYKVVLEDGLTLAVRRLGEGGSQRFKEFQTEVEAIGKLKHPNIVTLRAYYWSVDEKLLIYHYIPNGSLLTALHGKPGMVSFTPLSWTMRLKIIKGIAKGLVYLHEFSPKKYVHGDLKPSNILLGHDMEPQIADFGLGRLANIAGGSPIQSNRVTAEKPQEKQLKSAASSEVATISSMNMGSYYQAPEALKMVKPSQKWDVYSFGVMLLEMITGKSPVVHVDTSEMDLVQWIQACIEEQKPLSDVLDPYLAPDIDKEEEIITVLKITMACVHSSPERRPTMRHVSDVLSRLVISSDRET